Proteins from one Juglans microcarpa x Juglans regia isolate MS1-56 chromosome 1S, Jm3101_v1.0, whole genome shotgun sequence genomic window:
- the LOC121247354 gene encoding glycine-rich protein 23-like codes for MVSTMIMSSCLNIMTSWCILLKQMPKGQITFMFGTKQGCLVVVLLCTFLASGLVVADVSGVEDDKHVVGPPHLYKKGGLHHGTYNRGFKHGWFGKGGDLSHGGSGLGGGSGLGGGGGGTGGGLGGGVGGGIGRGAAGGGPGDGSGAGGGIGRGAGDGSGVGGGIGGGAGGGGLGGGIGGGGSRAGGSHGSGGGGGGPGLGGGASGGGLGGGVGGGGSRASGGHGGGGGGPGLGGGASGGGLGGGVGGGGSRADGGHGGGGGAGARNGYGASGGFGGGGGAGARNGYGASGGFGGGGGGSRGGRGSAH; via the exons ATGGTCTCAACAATGATCATGAGCAGCTGTCTTAACATAATGACAAGCTGGTGCATTCTTTTGAAGCAAATGCCAAAGGGTCAAATCACATTCATGTTTGGAACAAAACAAG GTTGTCTTGTGGTTGTTTTGTTGTGTACTTTTCTTGCGAGTGGTTTGGTTGTGGCTGATGTTAGTGGGGTTGAGGATGACAAGCACGTAGTTGGTCCCCCACATTTGTATAAGAAAGGAGGTCTACATCATGGGACTTATAACAGAGGGTTTAAACATGGATGGTTTGGTAAGGGTGGTGACCTTAGTCATGGTGGCAGTGGTCTAGGAGGTGGAAGTGGTctaggaggtggtggtggaggtacGGGTGGTGGCTTAGGTGGTGGTGTTGGTGGGGGCATTGGTAGAGGAGCTGCTGGTGGTGGACCTGGTGATGGATCTGGGGCAGGGGGTGGGATTGGTCGTGGAGCTGGTGATGGATCTGGAGTAGGTGGCGGGATTGGTGGTGGAGCTGGTGGAGGAGGTTTAGGTGGAGGCATAGGTGGTGGTGGATCTCGGGCAGGTGGAAGCCatggtagtggtggtggtggtggtggaccTGGGCTAGGTGGTGGAGCAAGTGGAGGAGGTTTAGGAGGTGGTGTAGGTGGGGGCGGATCTCGGGCAAGTGGAGGgcatggtggtggtggtggtggaccTGGGCTAGGTGGTGGAGCAAGTGGAGGAGGTTTAGGAGGTGGTGTAGGTGGGGGCGGATCTCGGGCAGATGGAGGacatggtggtggtggtggtgcaggtGCCAGAAATGGGTATGGAGCCAGTGGAGggtttggtggtggtggtggtgcaggtGCCAGAAATGGGTATGGTGCCAGTGGAGGgtttggtggtggaggtggaggcTCTAGGGGTGGGCGTGGTAGTGCACACTAG
- the LOC121246108 gene encoding glutathione reductase, cytosolic-like, which produces MARKMLIDGELSQPNAEEAHYDFDLFVIGAGSGGVRAARFSANYGAKVGICELPFHPISSEVIGGIGGTCVIRGCVPKKILVYAATYGGELEDARNFGWELNEKIDFNWKKLLHKKTEEIVRLNGIYKRLLTNAGVKTFEGEGKVVGPNEVEVTQLDGTKLSFTAKHILIATGSRSHRPSIPGQELAITSDEALSLEELPKHAVILGGGYIAVEFASIWKGMGLNVDLCFRRELPLRGFDDEMRAVVARNLEGRGINLHPGTNLTQLIKTENGIKAITDQGEELTTDVVLLATGRAPNTKRLNLEAVGVKLDETGAVKVDEYSRTNIPSIWAVGDVTNRMNLTPVALMEATCFAKTVFGGKPTKPDYKDVPVAVFSIPPLSVVGLSEEQAVDEANSDISVFTSTFNPMKNTISGRQEKTVMKLVVEAETDKVIGASMCGPDAPEIIQGIAVAVKCGATKEQFDSTVGIHPSAAEEFVTMRSVTRRIPAGSKPKPNNP; this is translated from the exons ATGGCGAGAAAGATGCTTATTGATGGCGAGCTGAGCCAGCCTAATGCCGAGGAAGCCCACTATGACTTTGATTTGTTTGTCATTGGAGCTGGAAGTGGCGGTGTTCGTGCGGCCAGATTTTCTGCTAATTATGGAGCCAAG GTTGGGATTTGTGAGCTTCCATTTCATCCAATCAGCTCAGAGGTTATTGGAGGAATTGGTGGAAC GTGCGTCATTCGTGGTTGTGTTCCCAAAAAGATTTTGGTGTATGCAGCTACTTATGGTGGTGAGCTTGAG GATGCCCGGAATTTCGGGTgggaattgaatgagaaaattgACTTCAACTGGAAGAAACTTTTGCATAAGAag ACAGAAGAAATAGTCAGATTAAATGGCATTTACAAGCGATTATTGACAAATGCTGGGGTTAAAACATTTGAAGGAGAGGGCAAGGTTGTTGGTCCTAATGAAGTTGAGGTGACACAACTAGATGGCACTAAATTGAGCTTCACAGCTAAGCATATATTGATTGCAACTGGCAGTAGGTCTCATCGGCCCTCTATTCCTGGCCAG GAGTTGGCTATAACATCTGATGAGGCATTAAGTTTGGAGGAGTTACCTAAGCATGCTGTGATACTGGGGGGAGG GTACATTGCTGTTGAATTCGCTTCAATATGGAAGGGGATGGGTTTGAATGTGGATCTATGTTTCAGAAGGGAACTTCCCTTAAG AGGttttgatgatgagatgaggGCAGTGGTTGCGAGAAATCTCGAAGGCAGGGGAATTAATTTGCATCCAGGGACTAATTTGACACAG TTAATTAAAACGGAGAATGGCATAAAAGCTATCACAGATCAAGGGGAAGAGTTGACTACAGATGTTGTACTGTTGGCCACTG GTCGCGCTCCAAATACAAAGAGGTTGAATTTGGAAGCTGTAGGTGTGAAACTTGACGAGACAGGAGCTGTGAAG GTTGACGAGTACTCACGCACCAATATACCTAGCATATGGGCCGTGGGTGATGTTACGAATAGAATGAATCTTACCCCTGTGGCCTTAATGGAGGCAACATGCTTTGCA AAAACTGTTTTTGGCGGGAAACCTACAAAACCAGACTACAAAGATGTACCTGTTGCTGTGTTCAG CATTCCACCCCTTTCTGTAGTGGGCCTCAGTGAAGAGCAGGCAGTTGATGAAGCAAACAGTGATATCTCAGTTTTCACATCAACCTTCAATCCGATGAAGAACACTATATCTGG ACGACAAGAAAAGACAGTTATGAAGCTAGTTGTTGAGGCTGAGACGGATAAAGTTATTGGAGCATCCATGTGCGGGCCAGATGCACCTGAGATTATACAG GGCATTGCTGTTGCAGTGAAGTGTGGAGCAACAAAGGAACAATTTGACAGCACG GTGGGAATACACCCTTCTGCAGCGGAGGAATTTGTGACCATGCGATCAGTGACAAGGCGTATTCCCGCTGGTAGCAAACCAAAGCCTAATAATCCCTGA